The Pseudomonas azadiae genome includes a window with the following:
- a CDS encoding VOC family protein has translation MQTSLDHLVVVAPTLEAGDRFVSQRLGVALQQGGCHPLMGTHNKLLRLGTSFYLEVIAIDPTAPPAGRPRWFALDGLPANASPRLAHWVAKTDTLKSLGPMFTEVVGQVQPMSRGELRWDITILADGGLPLEGAAPSLIQWGQPVHPATMLEDRACSLQRLDIFHPAPERISHLLDAIHFSGPVRLHRCDSIATSRLVSCIETPGGLRHL, from the coding sequence ATGCAGACTTCACTGGATCATTTGGTCGTCGTGGCGCCGACGCTGGAAGCGGGTGACCGCTTCGTGAGCCAACGACTGGGTGTGGCGCTTCAACAAGGCGGTTGTCATCCGCTTATGGGAACCCACAACAAACTGCTGCGACTGGGCACGAGTTTCTATCTGGAAGTCATCGCTATTGACCCGACGGCCCCGCCTGCAGGGCGGCCTCGCTGGTTTGCCCTGGACGGACTACCCGCCAACGCCTCTCCTCGGCTAGCCCATTGGGTTGCTAAAACCGACACCCTGAAATCGCTTGGACCGATGTTCACAGAAGTGGTCGGCCAGGTACAGCCGATGAGCCGAGGCGAGTTGCGCTGGGATATTACAATTTTGGCGGACGGCGGCCTGCCTTTGGAGGGAGCCGCGCCCAGCCTGATTCAATGGGGACAGCCGGTTCACCCTGCGACGATGCTTGAAGATAGAGCTTGCTCATTGCAGAGGCTCGATATCTTTCATCCCGCGCCGGAGAGGATTAGCCACCTGCTTGATGCCATCCATTTTTCCGGGCCCGTTCGACTTCACAGGTGCGATAGCATTGCGACGTCACGCTTGGTTTCCTGTATCGAAACTCCGGGTGGCCTCAGGCATTTATAG